Genomic window (Bacteroidales bacterium):
AAGTTTTCTTTTGTTATTTTTTTACCTTTGCCGCAAACTTTTGAAAAAATTAATGGAAGCATTTCTAATTGAATACAAACTGTACGGATTTGTTGTCGGAGCGTTCACTTTTCTGATTATCGGACTTTTTCATCCTTTAGTCATAAAGGCAGAATATTACATAGGAGTTAAATCGATTTGGTTATTTTTACTTGCGGGCATAACTTGTGTAATATTATCATTTCTTATTAATAATACATTTATTTCCATAGCATTAGGAGTAACCGCATTCTCTTCTTTTTGGAGTATTTTTGAAATTTACGAACAGAAAAAAAGAGTAGAAAAAGGATGGTTTCCTGCTAATTTGAAGAAAAAAAAGTAGCTATTAAACTATCTGAAGAAAGATCAACATAAAACATATCCAAATAAAATAAAAATATCATCTCCTATTTTAAATATCTTTTACAAAAAACTCAGGGATTTTTATTTAAAATTCATATTTAACTCCGGTCAGTTTCTCACTAATATCCCATAATTTTTCAGTAAGATTCCGGTTTAAAGCTTTCGAAACAATTTTTGCTTTTGACGGCGCGCCCTTCATTCCGAATACTCCTGATGGTCCCCAATAAGACCCGTTCTCAACATCAGAATCACAGGCCGCACGAAGCACGGACAATGCACCTGCCTCCGGCGATTGTGAAATAATTGAAAGAATATTTTTCCTACCGAAAAATCCCGCTGTTTTAAATAAATTTGTAGATGATATGCCCGGATGAGCGGCAACAGAAATTGTTTTGCAACCGCTTTCTTTCAACTTATCAGCCAGCTCACGCATAAACATCAAATTTGCAAGTTTGCTCTGACTGTATGCTTTCCATTTCCTATACTTTTTATGCTCATAATTCAAATCGTTAAAATCAATATAATTCATTGTTGCGGCAATGCTGGAAACAGAAACTATTCTGGAATTTTCAACATTCTTAATTAAAGGAAAAAGTTGAGCTGTTAACGCAAAGTGTGCCAGATGATTGGTTCCGAATTGAAGTTCGAAACCTTGCTTAGTACGAGAAAATGGCGGAACCATAACACCGGCATTATTTATTATCAAATCCAAATGACTATACTTTGCATTGATTTTCTCCGCACATTCGACAACGGAATTCAAATCCGATAAATCTAGTTTTAAGGTAAACAATTTTGCATTGGGACATACATTTCGGATATCATCGGCAGCCGTTAAGGCTTTATTATGATTTCTACAAGCCATTATAATTTCTGCTCCCTTTTTTGCGAGCATAAGAGAGGTCTGAAATCCGAGACCTGAATTAGCACCTGTGATAAAAACAATACGATTATTTTGATCGGGAATACTATCATAAGACCATTTTTCCATAATTATAGAATTATTTTAATACGCAAAGATATAACAATTTAATTATTAGGATAAAAAATCATAAAATTTCACATTATACATTATGATTATATTTTCACAATAAAACTAAGAGCTAAATATCCAATAAAAATACCTGAAAGAATATATCTCAATATATATCGAAAGAATAAAATAATTTTTAGTTTTAAACGATTTTAAATTTTCAACCGAAAACATAGAAAATGTAGTAAAGCCATAGCAAAATCCGGTAATAAATAATAATTTCAATTCATTATTAAACAAAAAATATTTTTCTGATAGAAATAATAAAACACTTGCTAAAAAGCATCCCCAAATATTAAGAAAAATTGTCGCATTTATTTAGCAAAAATTCAATTCACAATTAAATTACTATATATCTATTACAAAAGTTCTTGTTTGAATATTATTAATTTTTACAAATAATTCGACAATTTAAGATATTCATTACGATATCTTAAATTATTATTGTTTATAATATTATTTATTAATTATTTCGTATATTTGCAACTTGTAATTTCTTGAAATTTACTTTTGATAAAGTATTAATAATCAATTAAAAATATTATTTAGATGACAAAAATCAAGTATGTTTACACTTTCGGAGGAAAAACTGCCGAAGGTAAAGCCGAAATGAAGAACTTATTAGGTGGAAAAGGTGCTAACCTCGCAGAAATGTGTCTTCTCGGGCTACCGGTGCCAGCCGGATTAACAATTACAACAGAATGTTGTACTGCCTACTATGAGAACAATCAACAACTTCCAGCAACTTTAATGGATGAAGTGTGGGAAGGAATGAAAAAAGTTGAAGTTGTAATGGGACTTAAATATGATGATCCTGAAAACCCTTTATTGCTTTCTTGCCGCTCAGGAGCAAGAGCTTCAATGCCCGGCATGATGGACACTGTTTTAAATATCGGTCTTAGTTCAAATACTATTCCCGGACTTATTAAAAAAACCAATAATCCTCGTTTTGTATATGACTCTTACCGTCGCTTAATTATGATGTACGCTGATGTTGTCATGGAAAAAGCTGAAGACCTTGAACCGGCTCAAGGCAAAGGTATTCGCAAAATATTAGATGAAATTCTCGATGAGTTTAAACATTCAAAAGGATATAAATCGGATACTGAAATTACTGCGGAAGAACTACTTCAACTTGCTAATATTTTCAAAGCAAAAATTAAAGAAGTTTTAGGTAAAGATTTCCCAGATAATGCAAAAGAACAATTATTCGGCGGAATTAAAGCTGTTTTCAAAAGCTGGAACGGCAATAAAGCTAAATCATACCGCAGAATCGAAGGTATTCCTGATGATTGGGGAACAGCTGTAAACGTACAAGCTATGGTTTTCGGTAATATGGGAGACAACTCAGCTACAGGAGTAGCATTCACTCGTAATCCGGCTACCGGCGAAGATCAATTCTACGGCGAATGGTTAGTTAATGCTCAGGGTGAAGACGTTGTTGCAGGTATCCGCACTCCGAATCCGCTTAACGACGAAACTAAAAACGATCAGAATGCACATTTGCATTCAATGCAAGAATTGATGCCGAAAACATACAAAGAACTTGTTGACATCCGTAATATTTTGGAAAATCATTATCATGATATGCTTGATATTGAGTTTACAATTCAAGAAGGCAAGCTTTACATGTTGCAATGCCGTGTTGGAAAACGTACCGGTTTGGCCGCTATGAATATTGCTCTCGACATGTTGGGACAAAAACTTATTGATAGACAAGAAGCTGTTATGAGAATTTCTCCTACCCAATTGGATGAATTGCTTCACCCGATTCTGGATAGTAATGATGAGAAAAAACATGATGTTATTGCAAAAGGTTTACCTGCAGGCCCCGGCGGTGCTGTTGGTGTAATAGCTCTAACAAGTGAAAAAGCTTTGGAATATCGTTCAAAAAATATTTCTAATATTTTGGTTCGTGAAGAAACAAATCCAGAAGATGTTGAAGGTATGCGTGCTGCAGAAGGTATTTTAACTGCTCGCGGCGGTATGACTTCACATGCGGCTCTTGTTGCCCGCGGTTGGGGAAAATGTTGTATCGTAGGTTGCGAAGCTGTTCATATCGATCTGAAAAACAATAAAGTAAAAATCAACGGTGTTGAGTACAAAGAAGGCGATACATTAAGTTTGAACGGTTCAAAAGGATGGGTTTACGGCGGAGCAATTAAAATGGTTGATGCAAGTGAAAATCCGCGCTTCCAAGAATTCATGAAAATTGTTGATGAATTCCGTACTATCAATATCCGTACAAATGCCGATACTCCTGAAGATGCACAAAATGCTATAGATTTCGGCGCCGAAGGCATTGGTTTATTCAGAATTGAACATATGTTCTACGGAAAGAATAGCGAAAAACCTTTATCTAAACTTCGTGACATGATTTTGGCCGGAAATAAGGAAGAACGCGTAAAAGCTCTCAATGAGCTCGAACCTTTTGTTTATGATACCGCTAAAGGTACTTTGGCTGTTATGGACGGCAAACCATTGACATTCCGTTTAATGGATCCGCCATTACACGAATTCGTTCCTCAAACCGAAGATAAACAAAGAGAACTTGCAGCTAAAAAAGGTATGGATTATGAAACAATCAAAAAACGCATTGACTCGTTGCATGAAGTTAACCCTATGATGGGTTTACGCGGTGTTCGTTTAGGTATTGTCAATCCTGAAATCACGGAAATGCAATTCAGAGCTTTATTTGAAGCAACGGCAGATCTTATGAAAGAAGGTAAAAATCCGATTCTGGAAATAATGATTCCTTTAACTATCAATGTTAAGGAACTTAAACACCAAAAAAATATTGCAGACAGAGTTCAAAAAGAAGTTGAAAGTGCAAAAGGCGTTAAAATAAATTACTTGTATGGTACTATGATTGAAATTCCGCGTGCAACTTTAGTAGCTGATCAAATTGCCGAAGTAGCCGAATTTTTCTCATTCGGAACAAACGACTTAACTCAAATGACATTCGGTTTCTCACGTGATGATGTTAATACTATAGTTAGTACTTATGTAGATGAAAAGATTATACCGAGTGATCCTTTCAACACTTTGGATCAAGAAGGTGTTGGTGAACTTGTTAAAATTGGCACCGAGAGAGGCCGTAAAACCAAGAAAAATTTAAAAATAGGTGTTTGTGGTGAACACGGAGGAGATCCTGCTTCTATAGAATTTTTCTTTAACACAGGTTTCAACTATGTTTCCTGTTCTCCATTCAGAGTGCCTGTAGCTCGCTTAGCTGCCGCGCAATCTGCAATAAAACAAAACAGAAGCAAAAAGTAAAAGTATAATCAACATACTTTAAAACTAAAAAGCACGTTAAACTGATAATCAACAATTGATGATTGACATTTTTAACGTGCTTTTTTATAGTTAAATAGAATTTTTGATTCTCCGAAAGTAAGAGTTCATTAAAAAATAAATTCGTCTTTTGAGATTCATCGTTTCGCACAAAACAATAATTAGGTTCTTCAAATTCAATTGTCAATCACAAATTAAGTTTTAATTAAAAATGTACGGTTCATCTTTCAATTATAGAGATTACAACTACAACTTCGACAATAACACGCTGTATGTCAGATATTTTTTTGATTTACTCGATGAATCCGGAATATTACATAAATTTACCCCACTCATAACATTTACTTTTCCGAAAAAATATTTCAATAATAATTTTAATAGAGAATTATTGGAAATTCTAATCTTTAATTTGGGAATTGTTGAAAGTATCAGTTATTGGAAAGCACTTTGTTGTAAGAAATATTTTATAGAATGTAATTATCTCAACGAAGAACAAATAGAATGGTGGAAAGACTTATTTTATTATGGTCTCGGCGAATTCAGATATTGTAATAATATCAATACTTCCAAAGATGAATTTATTGATATTAAAATAATAAATAAAAAAGGAAATAAAAACAATTGTGATGTGCTTGAATTTGACAGAAGAGCAATTATTCCGGTAGGCGGCGGCAAAGATTCTATTGTTACTTTAGAATCATTGAAATCAAAATTAGATGTTATACCCTATTTAATAAATCCGAACAAAGCAATGCTTGACACAATAAGAATTGCCGGATTTACTCAGGAGGATTCTATTATTATAAAGCGAGAAATTGATCCGCATCTTTTGGAATTAAATTTAAAAGGATATTTAAACGGTCACACTCCTTTTTCGGCTATGGTTGCATTTTCAACACTAATCGCAAGTTTGCTTACCTCTTCAAAATACATTGCCTTATCAAACGAAGCAAGTGCCAATGAATCTACTGTAATAACAGATTACGATATAATCAATCATCAATATTCAAAAACAATACACTTCGAATCGGCTTTCAGAAATTATTATTCAAAATATATTTCGGATAAATTCAATTATTTCAGCTTTTTAAGAAATTTATCGGAATTGCAAATAGCAGAGAAATTTGCCGAATTAAAAGAATATCACAAATATTTCAGAAGCTGCAATGCCGGAAGCAAAGAGAATCGCTGGTGCGGTAACTGTCCGAAATGTTTATTTGTATACATAATGCTATTGCCTTTTATCTCCAAAAAGGAATTAATTGATATTTTCGGCAAAGATTTATTATTAAATGAAAATTTACTGGAAACTTTATATCAGCTAACCGGATTTTCCGAAACAAAACCTTTCGAATGTGTAGGCACGATTTCAGAAACCCGAGCTGCTTTGGCAAAATATCTAT
Coding sequences:
- a CDS encoding CrcB family protein — translated: MNATIFLNIWGCFLASVLLFLSEKYFLFNNELKLLFITGFCYGFTTFSMFSVENLKSFKTKNYFILSIYIEIYSFRYFYWIFSS
- a CDS encoding SDR family NAD(P)-dependent oxidoreductase — protein: MEKWSYDSIPDQNNRIVFITGANSGLGFQTSLMLAKKGAEIIMACRNHNKALTAADDIRNVCPNAKLFTLKLDLSDLNSVVECAEKINAKYSHLDLIINNAGVMVPPFSRTKQGFELQFGTNHLAHFALTAQLFPLIKNVENSRIVSVSSIAATMNYIDFNDLNYEHKKYRKWKAYSQSKLANLMFMRELADKLKESGCKTISVAAHPGISSTNLFKTAGFFGRKNILSIISQSPEAGALSVLRAACDSDVENGSYWGPSGVFGMKGAPSKAKIVSKALNRNLTEKLWDISEKLTGVKYEF
- the ppdK gene encoding pyruvate, phosphate dikinase, whose amino-acid sequence is MTKIKYVYTFGGKTAEGKAEMKNLLGGKGANLAEMCLLGLPVPAGLTITTECCTAYYENNQQLPATLMDEVWEGMKKVEVVMGLKYDDPENPLLLSCRSGARASMPGMMDTVLNIGLSSNTIPGLIKKTNNPRFVYDSYRRLIMMYADVVMEKAEDLEPAQGKGIRKILDEILDEFKHSKGYKSDTEITAEELLQLANIFKAKIKEVLGKDFPDNAKEQLFGGIKAVFKSWNGNKAKSYRRIEGIPDDWGTAVNVQAMVFGNMGDNSATGVAFTRNPATGEDQFYGEWLVNAQGEDVVAGIRTPNPLNDETKNDQNAHLHSMQELMPKTYKELVDIRNILENHYHDMLDIEFTIQEGKLYMLQCRVGKRTGLAAMNIALDMLGQKLIDRQEAVMRISPTQLDELLHPILDSNDEKKHDVIAKGLPAGPGGAVGVIALTSEKALEYRSKNISNILVREETNPEDVEGMRAAEGILTARGGMTSHAALVARGWGKCCIVGCEAVHIDLKNNKVKINGVEYKEGDTLSLNGSKGWVYGGAIKMVDASENPRFQEFMKIVDEFRTINIRTNADTPEDAQNAIDFGAEGIGLFRIEHMFYGKNSEKPLSKLRDMILAGNKEERVKALNELEPFVYDTAKGTLAVMDGKPLTFRLMDPPLHEFVPQTEDKQRELAAKKGMDYETIKKRIDSLHEVNPMMGLRGVRLGIVNPEITEMQFRALFEATADLMKEGKNPILEIMIPLTINVKELKHQKNIADRVQKEVESAKGVKINYLYGTMIEIPRATLVADQIAEVAEFFSFGTNDLTQMTFGFSRDDVNTIVSTYVDEKIIPSDPFNTLDQEGVGELVKIGTERGRKTKKNLKIGVCGEHGGDPASIEFFFNTGFNYVSCSPFRVPVARLAAAQSAIKQNRSKK
- a CDS encoding DUF4491 family protein → MEAFLIEYKLYGFVVGAFTFLIIGLFHPLVIKAEYYIGVKSIWLFLLAGITCVILSFLINNTFISIALGVTAFSSFWSIFEIYEQKKRVEKGWFPANLKKKK